AAAGTGAGTAACTTGAATACTTATTATAATGAATCGGAGCCGATTGAACTGGTCGCAATTATTCCGAAATACATTGACGATAAAGATGTTGCCTTTTCTGTAATAAAAAAGCTTGTAGAAGAATGATTTTTTATTGGAATGAAAAAGGGGTTAATATAAATGCAATTAATGGGAATGACGGGTAAATTTTTCAGAGTGTGCGAGGTTATCTCTAAATTGGCCTATGTAAATTTATTATGGATCTTTTTCACGGTACTCGGATTAGGTGTATTTGGTTTCATGCCTGCTACGATTGCTCTTTTTGCAGTTACACGGAAATGGGTAATGGGCGATAAATACGTTCCGGTATTTAAAACGTTTTGGACGACTTACCGCAGCGAATTTTTCAAATCAACATTATTTGGGGTTGTTTTGTTTGTAATCGGTTACATAATCTATTTCGATCTTGTCATATTGCCGACAGGCGGTTTATTTAATCTGCTACGTCTTGGTGTGTTTATCTTTGGACTTCTGTACGCGATCGTATTGCTCTATATTTTCCCGCTTTATGTGCATTATGATTGGAAGAAAAGATTGTACTTGAAATATGCACTCATTCTCGGTGCATCCCACCCTCATTTTACCTTATTGATATTAGCAGGAATTGCCGCTTTGTATTACACGGTGATCACAATTCCGGGGCTGATTCCATTTTTCAGCGTAAGTATTCTTGCGTATATTATTATGTGGACTGCGTATCAAGTCATGAGGAAAATGGAAATTTCGCAAGGAATTGATCATGAAGCTGTAGTGACAAATCAAGTTGTCGAAGCAAAGTAAATTTCGTATATAAATCTGAACCACAGATTTTTATATATATTACATTATTTTAGGAGATGACAGAATGAGTAAGAAATACGTATTAATCGGTACTGGCGGTCGAGCTGAATTTTTCTACGGCGCAATGGTCGAAGATTACAGAGAGACTTGTCAGTTAGTTGCTTTTTGTGATGTTAACCAAACGAGAATGGATTATTCAAATAGCTTATTAGAAGACAAATATGATCACCCGAAAATCAATACTTATTTAGCAAGTGAATTTGAAAAAATGATTGAAATCGAAAAACCGGATATTGTGATTGTGACAACTGTTGACCGAACACATCATACATATATTGTTCGTGCACTTGAACTTGGTTGCGATGTAATTACTGAAAAACCGATGACAGTCGATGCTGAGAAAACACAAGAAATTATCGATGCGATTAACCGTACAGGTCGCGAAGTTCGTGTAACTTTCAACTATCGTTATGCGCCGCATAATACGAAAATCAGGGAATTGATACGCGATGGTGTGATTGGCGATGTGTATTCCGTGAATTTCGAATGGGCATTGGATACGCAGCATGGTGCGGATTATTTCCGTAGATGGCATCGTAACAAAAATAATAGTGGTGGACTACTTGTTCATAAATCGACGCACCATTTTGATTTGGTTAATTTCTGGTTGGATTCGACTCCAGAGACTGTATATGCGACGGGTGGACTTCGTTTTTACGGCAAAGAAAATGCCGAAGCAAGAGGGGAAACTAAGTTCTATCAACGTGCACATGGCAGCGAAAATGCGAAGGACGATCCATTTGCGATTCAATTGGAAGAGAATGATCATTTGAAGGCGTTGTATTTGGATGCTGAAAAAGATGATGGCTACCAACGTGATCAAAGTGTCTTCGGGGATGGTATTGATATTGAAGATACATTAGGCGTGATGGTTACTTATAAGAATAAAGCCATTTTAACTTATTCTTTAAATGCTTATTTGCCTTGGGAAGGGTTTATCGTTTCCTTTAATGGCAGCAAAGGAAGAATCGAAGTGCAAGTTCGAGAACAATCCTATATAAATTCCGGTGGTTCAAAGAGTGATGAAGGTAAGCTGAAAGAGAAGTCGGTCAGAGTTTTACCGATGTTCGACGAGCCATACGAGGTTGAAGTTGTAGAAGGAAAAGGCGGCCACGGCGGTGGAGATCCAATTCTATTACAAGACCTTTTCGGTGAACCGGCAGAAGATGAGTTCAACCGAGCAGCATCACATATCGACGGCGCAACATCCATCCTAACCGGAATCGCTGGCAACATCTCACTGAAAACAGGTCAAGCTGTTAAAGTGGAGGGCTTGGTTAAGTTTTAATAAGAGAAAGGGGGATTTGTGGGTAAATTTTTTTCAAAAGGTTATTGAAATGAAGAGCAGATAAAGTGTGGTTAATATAGTTTTTATCCTTGAACATTATTTAGTGCTCCGTCGTTCGCTTTCCTGCGGGCGAGCACCAAGCCGCTTCCCTCGCTACGCTCAGTCCAGGGTCTTGGCTTTCTCGCTTTCCCGCGGGAGTCTCACGACTACGCACTAAATCTGAGAGTAGTGATATAAAAGATACTTCTTTATAGTAGTTTACACTGATTTATTCTTAGAAGATCTAGAAGTTTCTATTGTTTAAGCGTGCTAGTAGTAAATCATTTTAACTTGCACGTTATATTATTAAAGTGCTATTAAGATTTGCAGGACAAAGATTTTTCTATTAAATGCCTTAGTGCAGATAGATTTTTATGTTGGGCAGATAGTAATAAATAGCTCCCTTTATTTAATAGAATCTGCAGTTGATTGTAGTGGAGGGTGTCGACTCCAACGGGATTAGCGGGACAGGTGAGACCCCGCAGTGGAGCATTGCACTGGACCCTTAAAATTGGACACTATTTTTCTAAGCAGCGAGTTCGTATTTTTTCCGATAGCCCATTGGGCTTTTCCGCTCTAATCTGGACTTGATTCTTAAATGATTATAATAATAGATATACTGTTCTAGTTCCTCTTTAAAGTGTTCAAGATCATCGAACTCCTGCAGGAACAGGAATTCATATTTAAGGATTCCGAAAAAGTTCTCGATGACGGCATTGTCGTAACAGTTTCCTTTTCGCGACATGCTCTGTGTGATGTTGTATTCCTTTAGTATCTGACAATATTGTGGCATTCGATAATGCCAGCCTTGATCTGAGTGGATCAAGAGCTCATCGTCTTCTTTTACGTATTCAAGTGACTGCTTTAACATTGTTTCCACTAAATCAAACGTAGGCCTCGATTGAAGCGTATAGGTAATGATTTCGCCGTTGAACAGGTCTAAAATAGGAGAGAGATATAATTTCTGTCCAAATAATTTAAATTCTGTAACGTCTGTAACCCATTTTTCGTTGGGTTTTTCCGCTTTGAAATTGCGGTTCAAGATATTTGGGACTGCTTTCCCGAATGCACCTTTATAGGATTTGTACTTCTTCATTCGGACAATACATTGAAGCCCCAGGTCTCGCATAATCCGAAGAACTTTCTTCTTGTTTATCGTGTGTCCTTTTTCGTTCAGGACGTCGGTGATGCGTCGATACCCAAGGCGCCCTTTGTGTCGGTGGTAGATGAAGTTGATTCTTCTCTTCCACTTCCGGTCGGGGTCTGGCTGCTTGAAACTATTTACGATGTTGTAGTAGGTGCTTCTTGCAATACCGGCTATCTTTACCATCTTGTTCACTGGGAATTCATGCCTTAGTAGAAATATTACTTTCGTTTTAATCTTTTTGGTGATCTTTCTTCCTGAACTAAGGCTTCCAGCTTTTTTAGATAGGCATTCTCCATACGAAGATATTCGAGTTCTTTTTCCATGGCTTCTCTTGATTGGTCGACAAGATCTTTGGAAGTGCTTTTCTTTTGATTGCGAGATTTCATTGTAGAAGGCCCCTTTTCTTTTATTTCAAGGGCACCTTCACCAGCTGTCTCCCACCTTTTCTTCCACCTACGAACCATACTAGGATCCGGGATATGGAAAATAGCCGATGCCTCTCGAATAGAGTAATCCGTTTCATTGATAAATTGAATTACCCTTAGTTTAAAGGCTCCTGGATAGTTTGTATAGGGAAAATCGAATGCATTATCACCATGATGTCGAAACAGTAGCACCCAGTAACGAATTACAGAGTTGTCGACTCCGACCTTTTCTGCCAGGTCTCGGTAACTAATATTTTCATGTTCATAACGTTTGGCTACTAGAAGTTTAAATTCTTTTGTATACTTGGACATTCTTTTTGGGCCTCCTAATATTAGATGGCGTGTCCAATATTAGGGGGGCAGCGCACATCAGCGACCGAGGAGGCTCACCGCCCGCCCCGTGGAACGCGTCCGCCCGGAACGGAAATCAACGGTCTAGCAGCAAAATCGAGTACTAGAATAATAAATCATTCAAGTACTCGGTTTTAATTTTGAATTTTCACCAGCCAAGTTAGAAAGTATTAAACAAACTTTTTTCATTCATCTATGAAAGCGCTATCACCAACGAGAATCATATTAAGGTTCTCGTTCCTTTTTATGAACAGTGTTCGCAATATTAAGAAATGACAACCATAGGAGGTTACAAATGAAGAAGCATAGACGGTTACTTGCTGTATTTTTGATTTTTATTTTACTACTCCCTAATTTAAATGTTGCTAATGTAGCGGCGGAAGTGGAAAATTCTGCTGATGGGATGATAGATATTTCGAGTGATTGGAATGGGAGTGTTTTTGGGAATGCAGGTGGTCAATCGAGCATCAACAGTGACAATTTTAGCATTGCAGAAAATGCTGATGGCACAGTTACAGTTCATAGTTCTAATAATAAAGGAAAAATAGATAGTGGTACTGAAGGAATAGCTTATTACTTCAAAGATGTTCCTGTCGATGGTGATTATGAATTAACAGCGACGGCGAAAGTCGATTCATGGAATTCGGATAATCAAGTTGCATTCGGGATTATGCTTAGAAGCAATGTATTGGAAAATATAAATGATAGTGCCTTTACAGGTGACTATGTGGCAATCGGGAATATTCGTAATGAAATGAGAGGTTTCTATAAATACAAAAATCAAAACTTTGAGCGACCAAGTGACTTAGCGTTTGGCGGAGCACCGGCGGTAGATAATGTCTATGAACTTGGAATTAAAAAGACTGGTACTAATTATAAGATTAGTATTGATGGAGACAAGAAGGAAATTAATGATTATACAGGTGAAATTAATTATGCTGGCCTGTTTACTTCAAGAAATACAACAGTCACTTTTAGTGACGTACAACTTGAAGTTGAGGAGCAAGAATTAATTACGAAACTTGGAAATTTAATTAGTCGTGCTAAAGCGATTTCGAATGAAGACGCGACGTACACTGAAAGTTCATTTGCAATATTGCAAGAAGCAATTATTGATGCTGAAACTACTTATGAAACCGTAGACCCGGAGGATGTGAATACCTTAACAACTGCCATCGCAGCACTTCAGAAAGCAATCGATGGATTAGAAAAAAATGCTACTGAGCCGGAACCGGAACCGGATCCAGAACCGGATCCAGAACCTGAAGATCCTGAAATCGATCCAGGCGATACAAGTGGCTTAGATGGAACAGACGGAATGGTCGGATTTGCGACTATGAATGGTGGAACTACTGGCGGTGAAGGAGCGAACGCCGTAACCTTCACGGTTAACACAGGTGCACAACTTCAAGATTTATTGAACAAAAAGAAGAAAGAATATAAAGATGTGCCGATGAAGATTTATGTGAAAGGGAAGATTACACCGGAAAACTCTCCGGGAATCAGCAAAATCGATGTGAAAGAAATTAAAGATGTATCGATTCTCGGGATTGGCAATGAAGGAGAGTTTGACGGCATCGGGATAAAAGTTTGGAAATCTAACAATATTATTATCCGAAACTTAATCATTCACCATGTTCGAATCGGTGACAAAGATGCGATTTCAATCGAAGGACCTTCGAATAATATTTGGGTCGATCATAACGAACTTTATAATAGTTTAGAGGTCCATAAAGATTATTATGATGGTTTGTTTGATGTGAAAGATAACTCGGAATATATCACTTTCTCCTATAACTATGTTCATGATTCATGGAAAACGGGACTTGTCGGATATTCAGATAGTGACCGATTCGACCGAACACTTACGTATCATGGGAACTATTTTGAGAATGTTAATTCGCGGGTGCCAAGTTATCGAGATGGCCATGCGCATATTTTTAACAACTATTATAAGAATGTATTAGAGTCTGGTATTAATACTAGAATGGGTGCCATTGTAAAAGTTGAGAAAAATGTGTTTGAAAATGCGGTTGATCCGATTGTAAGTCAGTATAGTTCAGAAGATGGTTATTGGGATGTAGATGATAATTTATTCATTAATAGTACGGGTAGCATGCCTACCACTTCCACTGGGGAATTTACACCGGCCTATGAATATGATCTTCTTCCTGTGAATGAAGTAAAGGAACATGTATTAGCGAATGCGGGTGCCGGTGTATTGAACGGTGACGGCAGCAATGTTGGTGATGGTGATGATGAGGATGAAGAAACACCAGGAGAGCCAACAGATCCAATCATTCCGCCAAATGAAATCACTACAGTTTATAGTGATTGGTCCGGAACGGTTTTCGGCGATGTCGGCGGGCAGGACAAAATAACGAAGGATAACTTTGAAATCATGGAAAGCGAAGACAATACCGATACGGTGTTACTAAGGAGTTCGGGGAACCGTGGTAAAATTTCTTCAAGTTCAGATGGAATTGCTTATTATTTTAAACAAGTTCCCACGGATGCGAACTTTGAAATTACAGCAACGGCAACAGTCGAAACGTTTGATGCGAATAACCAAGTATCATTCGGCGTTATGTTGCGCGATGACATACATGCTTATTTGCATGGAATTGAATACGGGGTCGGCGATTATGTTGCTGTAGGTGCGCTTGATCAGAACATGAAATCATTTACTAGATTAGAAGGGGCACTTTCTAAAGTTGATTTTGACAATGCGATTACCCCTCCGTCAAGTGGTGAAGTTTATGAGTTAAGTGTAAAGAAGAGCGGCAATCTAGTCACTGTTAAAATTGGCTACGAAGTAAAGGTAATCGAGAATTTTACAGGTAATATCAATTATGCAGGGCTCTTCACTGCACGAAACGCAAGAGTTAACTATACGAATGTTAATTTGGCAATTGAAGGTGAAGTTGAGCTAGGGGATTGGGAATTTAGTGTGTTCGGTGATAATACGAATGATGAAAGAAACCCGGATCCTATATTAAATGAAGATGGTTTAGTTACTTTATATGCGGCGGGTGGTAAAATTTCTAGTTCTGTCGATGGAATCTCTTTCTATCATAAAGAGTTGCCAGCTAACGCGAACTTTGAAATTACTACGAAAGCGACCGTTCATAAATTCGGAGCGAATAATCAAGTGTCATTTGGATTAATGGTTCGTGATGAAATCGGTGAGCATAGAAATTCGAGCGGTCATGAATCGAATTATATTGCCGTCGGTGGTTTGGATCAATCTGTAAAAGGATTTTATAAGCATGGAACACAAACAAAATTGAATCCATTCGATAGCAATATCCCGACGCCGGGAAGCGAATATGATTTAACGATAAAGAAGTCTGGCGATACGTATGTTGTATCCGTGAACGGGGAAGACAGTGAGCCGCTAGTACTGGAAAACCTGTTTTCTGATGAAATATTTGCTGGCATCTATGTTGCAAGAGATGCGGAAGTTACGTTTAGCGACACAGAAATTAAGGTAGATAATCGAAAAGTCGAAAGTCTATTTATTGATTCGGATAAAATGAAAACTGATTACTTAGTTGGAGAGGCGCTCGATGTAACAGGACTTGTCGTTACTGCGGAGTTTTCAGATGGAAGTTCAGAAGTGGTTTCGGATAAGGATTATATCGTTACAGGATTCGATAATCGTGTAATCGGCACAAATACGATTGCGATTAACTATAACGGCGTTTCTGCGGCGCTTGATTTAGAAATACATGCGTTAACGGTTACCGATTTAACAATTAAATATTACCCGGTAAAAATGACGTATTACAAAGGTGATTCATTTGATCCCCAAGGTTTAGTTGTTGTTGCCACTTATAATGATGGTTATAAAACAGCTAACCTATCAGAAGAACAATATAGTTTTTCTCTAGATGAAGGATATGTATTTGAAGAACCCGGTGATTTTCCAATAACGATTACCTCAACGGAAACGCCAGAGCAATCAATCGATTTTGATGTTTATGTTAAAGATGCAGACTTAACGGCATTAGAAATTAGAGATGTACCTGCGAAAACGCTTTATTTCATCGGCGATGATCTGAACTTAGCAGGCTTGTCGGTGTATGCCAAGTATAGCGATGGCAAAGAAGTTCGGTTAACGCGGGATGAATTAAGTGTGTCTGGCTTTGATTCGGAAACTGTGGGAACTAAAACGATTTCGATTTTGCATAAAGGACAGGAAGTATCTTTCCCGGTTACTGTTAAGGTAAAAGAAGTGGAAGGAATCGAAGTGACGAATTATCCGAAAACTACTTATACGATCGGTGATGACTTTGAAAGTAGCGGATTAGTCGTTTCGAAAGTCTATCATAATTCGGATCGGGATATCTTGCCGGAAGCCGAATATACAATTGATACAGCTAATTTTGATAATCAAACAGCCGGAACTTATAGTATTCGGATAGTTCCCGCTGATTCCAATCTAGCTTTGATTGATTACAAGGTTACTGTCAGAGAAAAAATAGAACCTGAATGGAAACAAATACGATTCGGCCAATCATCTTCTACAACTAGTAACTATATTGAAGTGCTAGAAGACGGCGCGATTAAACTTGTCGCACTTGAAGGCGGCGGAAAAATCACAGGGGACCACGATGGAATCACATTCTACTATACGGAAATTGATGCTGAAGAAGATAACTTTGTATTGTCTGCGGATATTAAAGTAGAATCTTTCGCGAAAACGCCATATGATGGTCAGGAATCTTTCGGAATTATGGCGAGAGATGTGAATGGACCAGCAAATGATTCAAGCGTATTTGCTTCCAACATTGCAGCAATTGGCGGGTTTAGCGGTGGAACACGCGAGCCGATTGGGACTCAGGTTTTTGCGAGAATGGGTGTCGTCGATCCTGACGGGGAAGGCAGTCAAGGCATCCAGAAAATCATGTTGGATCCGACAAGGCCAGATGCGAATAATACTGCAGAGAATTATCGACTCACACTTGCAAAAACGAATAGTGGTTTCATCGGTAAAATAAATGATGGGCAAGAGGAAATCATTTATGAGCCTGAAATTTTAAAAGCGCAAGACGGAAAAATGTATGTCGGTTTTTATACGGCACGTTTAGCTACGATTGAAGTTCGTAATATCGATTTGACAGTTACAGCTGCTGCGACGGACGCACCGAAAGTATCGCCTCCAGCCGTAGCAGTAACACCTGAATTGGAAGTAATGTCTTTGGGCAAGGTTTCCAAAACGGATTATTCATTACTCGTTAAATCGAATGTTAATGGAACGGTAACGGTTAAAAAAGGACAAGAAATCATCGCGGAAGATGCGGATGTAGAAGCAGGGAAAGTTGTTGAGATACCGACGATGATTACTGATAATGCGGATACTAATTTTAGCATCGCTTTTATACCTGACGATACACAGTATTTAACAAATTATAATAAAATCGTTCGGAACTTTACAGTAACGATGAAGACTTATGCGGAAGATGGCAATATTTATGTTTCGCCAGTTGGAACAAGTGCGAGCGAAGGAACTAAGGAATCTCCACTTGATCTAGATACCGCGATTGAATTTGTAATGGAAGGGCAAAAAATTATTGTCCTTGAAGGTCATTATGTTCGTACGTCTTCACTTGAAATCAAAAAATTTAATGACGGAACAAAAGATGCCATGAAATACCTTATTTCTGATCCTGATGCAACTGAACGCCCGCTTATTGATTTTGATAAAAAATCTGAAGGCGTCGTGCATAGCGGTAACTACTGGCATGTTGAAGGGATTGACTTTGCACGTTCTGCCGGTAATACGAAAGGATATACGATAGGCGGAAGCCATAACACGATTGAAAATATCCGAACATTTGAAAACGGCGATACAGGTCTTCAAATTAGCCGTACGGATGTTTATGAAGAAGATAAATCGAAATGGCCATCGTATAACTTAATTCTTAACAGTATTTCGTTCGATAATAGTGATCCGGCTGAAAATAACGCCGATGGTTTTGCGGCAAAACTAACTTCTGGTGACGGAAACATCTTCAGAGGAACAGTTGCTTACAATAATATCGACGATGGTTGGGATTTGTATACGAAAGTTGGAACGGGTGCGATTGGTGCCGTTCTAATCGAAGACAGTATTGCATTTAACAACGGAACATTGTCGAACGGTCATGTGGGCAGTGGCGACAAAAATGGATTTAAACTCGGCGGGGAAGGCGTCCATGTTCCGCATGTCATTAAAAACAGCCTTGCTTTTGGTAATGGGACGACTGGCTTCGCGAGTAATAGTAACCCGGGCGTTATTGCTGAAAATAATATTAGTGCGGATAATGGCACGAACTTGGGCTTTACAACTTATGGCGGAATCCCAACCGATTTCACAATCAATGGTTTCATTTCCATCAAGACGTCTGGTACGTCTAAGGATAGTTACCAAGCAGCATTGGAATCAAACCGAAACTATCTATTTAATGGATCGAAAACGGTAAACAAATCAGGAGAAGAACTTTCGGCTGAACACTCGGCCGACATTCTCGGTGGTTTCGAGGATCTCTTTAATTT
This genomic window from Sporosarcina sp. Marseille-Q4063 contains:
- a CDS encoding YesL family protein, with the translated sequence MQLMGMTGKFFRVCEVISKLAYVNLLWIFFTVLGLGVFGFMPATIALFAVTRKWVMGDKYVPVFKTFWTTYRSEFFKSTLFGVVLFVIGYIIYFDLVILPTGGLFNLLRLGVFIFGLLYAIVLLYIFPLYVHYDWKKRLYLKYALILGASHPHFTLLILAGIAALYYTVITIPGLIPFFSVSILAYIIMWTAYQVMRKMEISQGIDHEAVVTNQVVEAK
- a CDS encoding bacterial Ig-like domain-containing protein — protein: MKTDYLVGEALDVTGLVVTAEFSDGSSEVVSDKDYIVTGFDNRVIGTNTIAINYNGVSAALDLEIHALTVTDLTIKYYPVKMTYYKGDSFDPQGLVVVATYNDGYKTANLSEEQYSFSLDEGYVFEEPGDFPITITSTETPEQSIDFDVYVKDADLTALEIRDVPAKTLYFIGDDLNLAGLSVYAKYSDGKEVRLTRDELSVSGFDSETVGTKTISILHKGQEVSFPVTVKVKEVEGIEVTNYPKTTYTIGDDFESSGLVVSKVYHNSDRDILPEAEYTIDTANFDNQTAGTYSIRIVPADSNLALIDYKVTVREKIEPEWKQIRFGQSSSTTSNYIEVLEDGAIKLVALEGGGKITGDHDGITFYYTEIDAEEDNFVLSADIKVESFAKTPYDGQESFGIMARDVNGPANDSSVFASNIAAIGGFSGGTREPIGTQVFARMGVVDPDGEGSQGIQKIMLDPTRPDANNTAENYRLTLAKTNSGFIGKINDGQEEIIYEPEILKAQDGKMYVGFYTARLATIEVRNIDLTVTAAATDAPKVSPPAVAVTPELEVMSLGKVSKTDYSLLVKSNVNGTVTVKKGQEIIAEDADVEAGKVVEIPTMITDNADTNFSIAFIPDDTQYLTNYNKIVRNFTVTMKTYAEDGNIYVSPVGTSASEGTKESPLDLDTAIEFVMEGQKIIVLEGHYVRTSSLEIKKFNDGTKDAMKYLISDPDATERPLIDFDKKSEGVVHSGNYWHVEGIDFARSAGNTKGYTIGGSHNTIENIRTFENGDTGLQISRTDVYEEDKSKWPSYNLILNSISFDNSDPAENNADGFAAKLTSGDGNIFRGTVAYNNIDDGWDLYTKVGTGAIGAVLIEDSIAFNNGTLSNGHVGSGDKNGFKLGGEGVHVPHVIKNSLAFGNGTTGFASNSNPGVIAENNISADNGTNLGFTTYGGIPTDFTINGFISIKTSGTSKDSYQAALESNRNYLFNGSKTVNKSGEELSAEHSADILGGFEDLFNFDEQGRILSVKENQWATIWDIYDEVVGSEETPVIDVTELEELIAQAKAISNDKKKYTETSFAALQDAIEVAEAALETIATEDELNVAIAALIVAIDGLKKATGNGNGNGNGNGNGKGNGNGNGNGNGNGNGNGNSNGNGNGNSNGNGNGNSNSNGNGKGHGNR
- a CDS encoding IS3 family transposase (programmed frameshift), producing the protein MSKYTKEFKLLVAKRYEHENISYRDLAEKVGVDNSVIRYWVLLFRHHGDNAFDFPYTNYPGAFKLRVIQFINETDYSIREASAIFHIPDPSMVRRWKKRWETAGEGALEIKEKGPSTMKSRNQKKSTSKDLVDQSREAMEKELEYLRMENAYLKKLGSLSSGRKITKKIKTKVIFLLRHEFPVNKMVKIAGIARSTYYNIVNSFKQPDPDRKWKRRINFIYHRHKGRLGYRRITDVLNEKGHTINKKKVLRIMRDLGLQCIVRMKKYKSYKGAFGKAVPNILNRNFKAEKPNEKWVTDVTEFKLFGQKLYLSPILDLFNGEIITYTLQSRPTFDLVETMLKQSLEYVKEDDELLIHSDQGWHYRMPQYCQILKEYNITQSMSRKGNCYDNAVIENFFGILKYEFLFLQEFDDLEHFKEELEQYIYYYNHLRIKSRLERKSPMGYRKKYELAA
- a CDS encoding Gfo/Idh/MocA family oxidoreductase, with protein sequence MSKKYVLIGTGGRAEFFYGAMVEDYRETCQLVAFCDVNQTRMDYSNSLLEDKYDHPKINTYLASEFEKMIEIEKPDIVIVTTVDRTHHTYIVRALELGCDVITEKPMTVDAEKTQEIIDAINRTGREVRVTFNYRYAPHNTKIRELIRDGVIGDVYSVNFEWALDTQHGADYFRRWHRNKNNSGGLLVHKSTHHFDLVNFWLDSTPETVYATGGLRFYGKENAEARGETKFYQRAHGSENAKDDPFAIQLEENDHLKALYLDAEKDDGYQRDQSVFGDGIDIEDTLGVMVTYKNKAILTYSLNAYLPWEGFIVSFNGSKGRIEVQVREQSYINSGGSKSDEGKLKEKSVRVLPMFDEPYEVEVVEGKGGHGGGDPILLQDLFGEPAEDEFNRAASHIDGATSILTGIAGNISLKTGQAVKVEGLVKF